DNA sequence from the Sulfurimonas sp. HSL3-1 genome:
ATTCCCATCATGGTCATTATGATCCTGATGGGCTCGCTGATCGAGAGCTTCCTCTTTTTGCCGCTGCATGCGGAGGAGGTGCTAAAGAAGCAGAAGAACATGGTCGACTGGACGCGTATCCAGAACGGCTATGAAACGATCCTGCACGGGCTGATCCGCTATAAAAAGAGCGTCCTCGCACTCTTCCTGGTCACGGTACCCCTGCTGACGTTCCTGACGGTCAAGAGCATGCAGTTCCAGTTCTTCCCGGAGTTTGACGGCTCGTTCCTGTATGTCACGGGTAAACTCGACATCAATACCCCGATCGAAGAGACAGCCGCCATTGCGCAGGACGTCGAACGGCGCATCTTGGCGGAGGGGGAGCGTTTCTTCGCCAAGTCGGTGTCGACGGTGACGGGTTCGCGGGTCTCCATGGCCGGGGATGCGGAAACCGGGGAACACGTCTTCCTCGTCACGATGGAGCTCTACGACATGGCGCCCAATAACGTTTTCGATCGTTACCTGGCCCCGCTGCTGAACTTCTCTTTTGATTACGACGACCCGGAGAAGCGGCGGACGAAACACACCTATGAACTCGTCGACGATCTCGAGGCGCTCGTCGCGCCGCTGCGGCAGCAGTATGCCTTCGAGGAGCTGGGCGTTCGGGAACAGCGGGCCGGGGTCGTGCGCATCGATGTCCAGGTCAACTTCTCCGGGGCGGACGAAGCGAAAACGGTCGCGGCGATGGAGCAGGTGCAGTCGGCGCTGGAGAAGGTCAAAGGGGTCGTCTCCGTCAGCAACAACCTCGAACCGGGGATGCGGGAGATCCGGCTGCGCGTCAACGACTACGGCGAGCGGCTGGGGCTGAGCGAAGCGGAAGTGGCCCGCACCCTTTCGGCCTATTTCCTCGACAACCGCAGGGCGATGACTTTCAACGAGAGCGGAGTCATGGAGATCAAGACCCGTGCCCTGGAGAAGGACCGTCTGAGTACGCTGGAACGGTTCCAGTACCCCCTGGCCGACGGTACTTACGTCAATCTCGGCGATATTGTCGCTTTTGAGAGCCGCCGGGACTTCAACCAGATTGAAAAACGCGACGGCACGGTAGTGAAGACGGTCTTCGCGAAGGTCAACAAGCGGGTCACGACCCCGTCGCAGGTCCTGAAGCAGATCGCTCCGGTACTGGACGCGGTACGTGAAACGGGGGTGAAGGCGGAACTGTTCGGGGAGCAGGAGCGCAACGACCAGCTGGCATCGGATATGAAGCGTGCCGTTGCCGTCGCTCTCTTTTTGATGCTGATCACCCTGCTGTTCATCTTCCCGAAGATCAAGTACGCGCTTATTGTCATGTCGGTGATTCCCCTCTCCATCCTCGGGGCGCTGGTGGGCCACAAGCTGATGGGGATGAACCTGACTATGCCGGGGGTCATCGGGCTGCTGGGACTGGCCGGAGTCGTCATCAACGACGGGATCATCATGCTCGACTTCCTGCACGGCACCCACGATACGCGCGCGTTCTATGAGCGGGCGAAGATGCGCCTGCGGCCGATCCTGATCACCTCCATCACGACCTTCCTCGGCCTCTTTACGCTGATTTTCTATGCGACCGGGCAGGCCGTGATCCTGCAGCCGATTGCCGTCTCCATCGGTTTCGGCCTGCTGTGGGGCACGGTGCTGAACCTGCTGTACGTGCCGACGCTCTACGCCGTCATCAACGGCATCGGCCCCACCCCGGCATCACCGCCATCGGGGCAGAGACATGCTACTATTTGAGAGGAGAAAATGATGAGAAATGGTTTTTTAATGATACTGCTGGCGGCACTGCCGTTGGCGGCGGGAAGTTACAAGGCGAAAGTGGAGCCCTATGACGCGCACACGGTGAGTACGGAGGTTTCGGGGCGTATCGTCAAGCTCGATCAGCGCGACGAGCTCAAAACCCTCAACAAGGTCGTGATCGAGATCGACCATGCGCTCGACGATATCCAGCTTGCAAACGACCGCCGGAAACTGAAGCTGCTGCAAGAGCAGATCGCCGTCAAGCAGTCGCAGTACGACAGCATCAAAGATCTGGCGAGCCAGAACCGCTTTACGAAGGACCAGTACAAGACGGAGCTGCTCGCGCTGAAGATGCAGGCGGAAGACCTGCAAAGCGTCATCGCCCAGCTGGAAGATACGATCGCCAAAAAGCGCATCGCGCTCCACGGGCAGTACCTCAAGACCCTCTATGTGCGCCAGGGCGAATACGTCGCCCCGGGCACGAAGCTGATGAAGGTCGAGGACCACGGCGGCGGACGGCTGGTGCTCTACATCGACGCGGCGGACCGCGCGATCCTGGACGGGGCGAAGGTGACGGTAGAGGGGAGCAGCGGCTGGAAGATCGAAAAAGCGGCGACGAGTACGGATGAAACCTACGTCTCCTACTACCGCGTCGATCTCGTCAAGCGCGGCAACGTGCCGCTGGGCGGTGTTGTTTCCGTTACCATCGAAAAGCCCTGAATTGATGCATATCGTTCCTGTGACCACGCCGGAGCAGGCGGCCCTCTGCGCCTCCCTGGCCGAGACGATCTGGCGGGAGTTTTACACGCCGATCATCGGGGCGGAGCAGGTCGAGTATATGCTGCGCTCCTTTCAGTCCGCCGATGCCATCAATGCGCAGATGCAAAACGGGTATCACTACACGCTGCTCTATGACGGCGAGACGGCAGTGGGGTACTGCGCCACCGTCCCCGAAGACGATGTGCTCAAGGTGAGCAAACTCTACGT
Encoded proteins:
- a CDS encoding efflux RND transporter permease subunit, whose product is MLKIIEYFIRNKRLNYVLLLFVLFMGVNAYVSIPKELFPLVTLDRVTISGGYAGSSADNLDKMAVRDIEDALGSIDGIEKIETVIKPGSFAIVLTLQEGANENDALNKAKDAIAKSRQYLPSDMVEPVATLAVHNRPLVSLSLSSDTLTHGELVEAAKEIKTRFARYPNISEVVMYGDSDEEVSVRLDSQAIEALGLSRSAVTSAIANLSYIYPIGNIEQKGDFVFLSTVHGKSDVAAWETTMLGVGGKYVRLGEIARIVIEHPQDTTISTFNGRPNITLNLSKGDYGNAISLSRELVHFAKTMQSDYPQIHFDFYHDTSKPVQSRLETVLSNLMFGLILVFLSMALLINVRIASIVALGIPFSFAIGIVFIYVLGYSINIVSLLGALIVIGIVVDDAIVVSENIQRHLNEGMERHAAVMAGLREMILPVTLATVTTVVAFLPLFMLSGEISKFIILIPIMVIMILMGSLIESFLFLPLHAEEVLKKQKNMVDWTRIQNGYETILHGLIRYKKSVLALFLVTVPLLTFLTVKSMQFQFFPEFDGSFLYVTGKLDINTPIEETAAIAQDVERRILAEGERFFAKSVSTVTGSRVSMAGDAETGEHVFLVTMELYDMAPNNVFDRYLAPLLNFSFDYDDPEKRRTKHTYELVDDLEALVAPLRQQYAFEELGVREQRAGVVRIDVQVNFSGADEAKTVAAMEQVQSALEKVKGVVSVSNNLEPGMREIRLRVNDYGERLGLSEAEVARTLSAYFLDNRRAMTFNESGVMEIKTRALEKDRLSTLERFQYPLADGTYVNLGDIVAFESRRDFNQIEKRDGTVVKTVFAKVNKRVTTPSQVLKQIAPVLDAVRETGVKAELFGEQERNDQLASDMKRAVAVALFLMLITLLFIFPKIKYALIVMSVIPLSILGALVGHKLMGMNLTMPGVIGLLGLAGVVINDGIIMLDFLHGTHDTRAFYERAKMRLRPILITSITTFLGLFTLIFYATGQAVILQPIAVSIGFGLLWGTVLNLLYVPTLYAVINGIGPTPASPPSGQRHATI
- a CDS encoding HlyD family efflux transporter periplasmic adaptor subunit yields the protein MILLAALPLAAGSYKAKVEPYDAHTVSTEVSGRIVKLDQRDELKTLNKVVIEIDHALDDIQLANDRRKLKLLQEQIAVKQSQYDSIKDLASQNRFTKDQYKTELLALKMQAEDLQSVIAQLEDTIAKKRIALHGQYLKTLYVRQGEYVAPGTKLMKVEDHGGGRLVLYIDAADRAILDGAKVTVEGSSGWKIEKAATSTDETYVSYYRVDLVKRGNVPLGGVVSVTIEKP
- a CDS encoding GNAT family N-acetyltransferase; the protein is MHIVPVTTPEQAALCASLAETIWREFYTPIIGAEQVEYMLRSFQSADAINAQMQNGYHYTLLYDGETAVGYCATVPEDDVLKVSKLYVLQTQRGKGGGRLMLEHCAAEAKAGGFKRLLLTVNRHNPSVAFYEHEGFTNAGPLVQGIGGGFVMDDYVMVRPVR